The following proteins are co-located in the Blastopirellula marina genome:
- a CDS encoding acyl carrier protein produces the protein MASPQVIRNAILATLRRIAEANSNITFYENEPSRTLSEVQFDSLLSMDFVIGLEESLGVIIPPDEVFKDESVESLITLLKGRLAHESDETDHTTES, from the coding sequence ATGGCTTCCCCGCAAGTTATACGTAACGCAATTCTCGCCACTCTGCGTCGAATTGCTGAAGCAAATTCAAACATTACCTTTTACGAAAATGAACCTTCTCGAACGCTATCGGAAGTGCAATTTGATTCACTTCTGTCGATGGACTTTGTGATCGGTTTGGAGGAAAGCTTGGGGGTAATAATACCACCAGACGAAGTTTTTAAAGACGAATCAGTCGAATCGCTTATAACGCTTCTGAAAGGACGACTAGCACACGAGAGCGATGAAACGGACCACACGACGGAGTCTTGA